In one window of Henckelia pumila isolate YLH828 chromosome 1, ASM3356847v2, whole genome shotgun sequence DNA:
- the LOC140888654 gene encoding UPF0481 protein At3g47200-like: MGDDEPCVVQINDEPWVIQINKQLNNMSNTSTQSEQWRKRSIYRVPACVTDLNKRAYKPQLVSIGPYHHGEENLRPMEEHKHRALLHFLKRSNKPLQSFIDKLTPVVLELKDAYDQLTDLEWHQDNDAFIKLMIMDGCFILEILRTTSEPQPTSQTEPTTDGGVDQTTNHNYAANDPIFSSHGKLYIVPYLKRDMLMIENQIPILVLKKLVDVQNDHPSKKGKDLTRAILDFFAQTSVKNKGFDNCLHILDVYRKSLLQDVHHRGKRNTKQSTDQPQHEVNHGGDEIIRSATELIEAGIRIEESETRSLKDISFRKGVLKLPLIVVDDALESLYLNLIAFERFHVGAGNEITSYIFFMDNIIDNARDVISLNSCGVLQNALGSDKAVANLFNSLSKDVTLDPKSSLDKVRKEVIQYCQRPWHKWRANLIHTYFTNPWAILSVAAAIFLFALTIIQTVYSVISYVNPSG; this comes from the exons ATGGGAGACGATGAGCCATGTGTTGTCCAAATAAACGATGAGCCATGGGTTATCCAAATAAACAAACAACTGAACAACATGTCGAATACTTCTACTCAATCCGAGCAATGGAGAAAGCGATCCATCTACCGAGTGCCAGCTTGTGTTACCGATCTCAACAAGCGAGCTTACAAGCCACAGCTCGTATCCATCGGGCCATACCATCACGGGGAGGAAAACTTGAGGCCGATGGAGGAGCACAAGCACCGCGCTCTCCTTCACTTTCTCAAACGATCCAACAAACCCCTCCAGAGCTTCATCGACAAGTTGACTCCAGTGGTGCTGGAGCTCAAGGACGCCTATGATCAGTTAACAGACCTCGAGTGGCACCAAGATAATGATGCTTTCATAAAGCTCATGATCATGGATGGCTGCTTCATCTTGGAAATATTGCGTACCACCTCCGAGCCCCAGCCCACGTCCCAAACGGAGCCTACTACTGATGGTGGTGTTGATCAGACAACAAACCACAATTATGCTGCGAATGATCCCATCTTTAGCAGCCATGGCAAGCTCTACATTGTTCCCTATCTGAAGCGTGACATGCTGATGATCGAGAATCAAATACCCATCCTGGTTCTTAAGAAGCTAGTTGACGTTCAAAATGATCATCCCTCAAAG AAAGGCAAGGATTTGACGAGAGCGATTCTTGATTTCTTTGCTCAAACCTCTGTGAAGAACAAAGGGTTCGACAACTGCTTGCACATATTAGACGTGTATAGAAAGAGCCTACTCCAGGACGTCCACCATCGCGGAAAAAGAAACACAAAACAGAGTACTGATCAACCCCAACATGAAGTTAACCACGGTGGAGACGAGATCATACGGTCAGCCACAGAGCTCATCGAAGCTGGAATTCGGATAGAGGAAAGTGAGACAAGAAGCCTCAAGGACATATCATTCCGTAAAGGGGTTCTCAAGCTTCCGCTGATTGTGGTAGACGACGCGCTCGAGTCACTATACCTGAACTTGATAGCGTTCGAGAGGTTCCATGTGGGTGCGGGGAATGAGATCACTTCATACATTTTCTTCATGGATAACATAATCGACAATGCTAGAGATGTGATCTCGTTGAATTCTTGCGGTGTCTTACAGAATGCACTGGGCAGTGACAAAGCAGTGGCTAACTTGTTCAACTCTCTGTCAAAAGACGTAACACTTGATCCCAAGAGCAGCTTAGACAAGGTGCGTAAGGAGGTTATCCAATATTGCCAGAGGCCATGGCACAAATGGAGAGCTAATCTCATCCATACCTATTTCACTAATCCATGGGCCATTCTTTCCGTTGCTGCTGCAATATTTCTTTTTGCACTCACCATAATCCAGACTGTATACAGTG